The Oryzias melastigma strain HK-1 linkage group LG6, ASM292280v2, whole genome shotgun sequence genome includes a window with the following:
- the LOC118597895 gene encoding zinc finger protein 287-like, protein MINSQSDLPRHCLSKDEDNCNQAEKSCVIQDNQEPPKDKEQCEPSQNLKDHVEPELFQIKEKIQEIPQRPETAEDWEVLEPSQFTEYQEEPEPSLVKEDLEEPEPSLVKEDMDDPEPLKVMEVEEEPEPSLVKEEQEEPELLKVVEIEEEPEPFLFKEYLEEPEPSLVKEEQDDPEPPQIKEEQVELGISQDEEQVDLKQESDTLTEKNVFVVGGPREEKSFFCQECKKSFRNGSNLKIHQRTHTGEKPFSCKECLKCFNDSSNLRSHMRTHTGERPFSCEECHKCFKDSSNLRSHMRTHTGERPFSCEECSKRFSLRSTLRIHMRIHTGEKPFSCKVCNKSFNVKSYLISHMRTHTGEKPFSCQVCQRSFSQSSNLRIHMWTHAEKKPFSCKECDKSYSQRSHLRKHMENHRR, encoded by the exons ATGATCAACAGTCAATCAG aCCTTCCCCGGCATTGTCTGAGTAAAGATGAAGATAACTGCAACCAAGCAGAGAAATCTTGTGTTATACAGGATAATCAAGAACCTCCAAAGGATAAAGAACAATGTGAACCATCACAGAATTTAAAAGACCATGTGGAACCAGAACTCTTTcagattaaagagaaaatacaagAGATACCACAACGTCCAGAGACTGCAGAAGATTGGGAAGTACTGGAACCATCACAGTTTACAGAATatcaggaggaaccagaaccttctctgGTTAAGGAAGAtctggaggaaccagaaccttctctgGTTAAGGAAGATATGGATGACCCAGAACCTCTGAAAGTCATGGAAGTagaggaggaaccagaaccttctctgGTTAAGGAagagcaggaggaaccagaacttcTAAAAGTCGTGGAAATagaggaggaaccagaaccttttCTGTTTAAGGAATAtctggaggaaccagaaccttctctgGTTAAGGAAGAACAGGATGacccagaacctccacagattaagGAGGAGCAAGTTGAGCTGggcatcagtcaggatgaagagcaggttgatctgaagcaggagtcTGATACCCTGACGGAGAAGAATGTGTTTGTCGTAGGTGGTCCCAGAGAAGAGAAATCCTTTTTCTGTCAAGAATGCAAGAAAAGTTTTCGAAATGGATCGAACCTGAAAATCCACCAGAggactcacacaggagagaagccgtTTTCCTGCAAAGAATGTCTCAAATGTTTCAATGATAGTTCTAATCTGAGAAGTCACATGAggactcatacaggagagaggCCGTTCTCCTGTGAAGAATGCCACAAATGCTTTAAAGACAGTTCTAATCTGAGAAGTCACATGAggactcatacaggagagaggCCGTTCTCCTGTGAAGAATGCAGTAAAAGATTTAGCCTTCGATCTACTCTCAGAATCCACATGAGGATCCACACGGGAGAGAAGCCCTTTTCCTGTAAAGTCTGCAACAAAAGCTTTAATGTCAAGTCCTATCTCATATCGCACATGAGGACTCACAcgggagagaagcctttttcctGTCAAGTGTGTCaaagaagttttagtcaaagtTCCAACCTCCGAATCCACATGTGGACCCATGCAGAAAAAAAgcccttttcttgtaaagaatgcgACAAAAGTTACAGTCAGAGATCTCATCTGAGAAAGCACATGGAGAACCACAGAAGATGA